The Burkholderia pyrrocinia genome includes a region encoding these proteins:
- a CDS encoding TetR family transcriptional regulator: MTNYSGFTIRIGKPLMTDRRNARIATRKQSRQARSTRLVEDVLQAAVQVLASVGAQRFTMARVAERAGVSVGSLYQYFPNKAAVLFRLQHDEWRQTAEMLRGMLEDAQKTPPERLRTAVHAFIRSECDEARMRIALDDAAPLYRDAPEAQEAKAAGNRIFHTFMREALPDTPDATRALACDLITTTLATAGKAFSESERTPGEIDAYSAAMADMFCAYLERLAHD, from the coding sequence ATGACGAACTATTCAGGTTTTACTATTCGCATTGGCAAACCGCTCATGACCGACCGCCGAAACGCCCGGATCGCCACGCGCAAACAGTCTCGGCAGGCCCGCTCGACCCGTCTCGTCGAGGACGTGCTGCAGGCCGCTGTTCAGGTTTTGGCAAGCGTTGGCGCGCAGCGCTTCACGATGGCGCGGGTTGCCGAGCGGGCCGGCGTGAGTGTCGGCTCGCTTTACCAGTACTTCCCGAACAAGGCGGCTGTGCTGTTCCGGCTCCAGCACGACGAATGGCGGCAGACGGCCGAGATGCTGCGCGGAATGCTGGAGGACGCGCAAAAAACGCCGCCCGAACGGCTGCGCACGGCTGTCCACGCGTTCATCCGTTCGGAATGCGACGAGGCGCGGATGCGCATCGCGCTCGACGACGCCGCGCCGCTCTATCGCGACGCGCCCGAGGCGCAGGAAGCGAAGGCGGCGGGCAACCGCATCTTCCACACGTTCATGCGGGAGGCGCTGCCCGATACGCCGGACGCCACGCGCGCACTCGCGTGCGACCTGATCACGACGACGCTCGCCACGGCAGGCAAGGCGTTTTCGGAAAGCGAGCGCACGCCCGGAGAAATCGACGCGTACTCGGCGGCCATGGCCGACATGTTCTGCGCGTATCTCGAGCGTCTCGCGCACGATTGA
- a CDS encoding O-methyltransferase, which yields MSTLILDPLASLLARLFDEADASSPATSPDFADLSHDEHARLMRSKTDYADFYARLKDYPLAVSRETGTLLYMLARSGGARAIVEFGTSFGISTLHLAAALRDNGGGRLITSEFEPSKVVRARANLAAAGLADLVEIREGDALRTLAADLPETVDLLLLDGAKALYPEILARVEPRLRPGAFVVADNAEYSPDYLAYVRAPENGYLSVPFGGDVELSMRIG from the coding sequence ATGAGCACCCTGATTCTCGACCCGCTGGCTTCGCTGCTGGCGCGCCTGTTCGACGAAGCCGACGCATCGTCGCCCGCGACGAGCCCGGATTTCGCCGACCTGTCGCACGACGAGCATGCGCGGCTGATGCGCAGCAAGACCGACTACGCCGATTTCTATGCACGCCTGAAGGACTATCCACTTGCCGTGTCGCGCGAGACGGGCACGCTGCTGTACATGCTCGCGCGCAGCGGCGGCGCGCGGGCGATCGTCGAATTCGGCACGTCGTTCGGCATTTCGACGCTGCATCTCGCGGCCGCGCTGCGCGATAACGGCGGCGGCCGGTTGATCACGAGCGAGTTCGAGCCGTCGAAGGTCGTGCGCGCGCGGGCGAACCTGGCCGCGGCCGGGCTCGCCGATCTCGTGGAGATTCGCGAGGGCGATGCGCTGCGCACGCTGGCCGCCGATCTTCCGGAAACAGTCGATCTGCTGCTGCTCGACGGCGCGAAGGCGCTGTATCCCGAGATACTCGCGCGAGTCGAACCGCGGCTGCGGCCGGGCGCGTTCGTCGTTGCCGACAACGCGGAATACAGCCCCGACTACCTCGCTTACGTGCGCGCGCCGGAAAACGGCTACCTGTCGGTGCCGTTCGGCGGCGATGTCGAGCTGTCGATGCGGATCGGCTGA
- a CDS encoding DUF3455 domain-containing protein, with translation MPSRSLKRDMLLAIAAGLSFATCAAPAYADEAAGLAPSGPATPVLSTTATGVQIYTCEYDNEHRLAWAFQRPEAMLFDAGGTLVVRHGAGPSWEALDGSRITGKKLAEAPSTHPGSIAQLLLAATPAATGTLAGVRFVQRLDTSGGMPPAATCATEHAIGRFPYFARYVFLK, from the coding sequence ATGCCAAGCCGCTCCCTGAAACGCGACATGCTGCTGGCCATCGCGGCCGGCCTTTCATTCGCGACCTGTGCCGCGCCGGCGTACGCCGACGAGGCAGCCGGCCTCGCGCCATCCGGGCCGGCGACGCCCGTGCTGTCGACCACCGCGACCGGCGTGCAGATCTACACGTGCGAATACGACAATGAACATCGGCTCGCGTGGGCCTTCCAGCGCCCGGAGGCGATGCTGTTCGACGCCGGCGGCACGCTCGTCGTCCGGCACGGCGCGGGGCCGTCGTGGGAAGCGCTCGACGGCAGCCGCATTACCGGCAAGAAACTCGCGGAAGCGCCGAGCACGCACCCGGGCAGCATTGCGCAACTGCTGCTCGCGGCGACGCCGGCCGCAACGGGCACGCTGGCCGGCGTGCGCTTCGTGCAGCGGCTCGACACGTCGGGCGGCATGCCACCGGCCGCGACGTGCGCGACCGAGCATGCGATCGGCCGCTTCCCGTACTTTGCGCGATATGTATTCCTGAAGTGA